GGCCATCGGGGTCATCCTGCTCCTCAACAACCTCGGTTTGATCAGCGTCGACCTGTGGACGCTGGTCACCCAGTACTGGCCGCTCCTCCTGATCCTGGCCGGGCTGAACATCATCTTCTTCGGACGCAGCTATATCGGGTTAGGCGTGTTCATCCTGGTCATCATGGTG
This window of the Bacillota bacterium genome carries:
- a CDS encoding DUF5668 domain-containing protein yields the protein MNRYLGGVVNGLLVVAIGVILLLNNLGLISVDLWTLVTQYWPLLLILAGLNIIFFGRSYIGLGVFILVIMV